TTCGCCGCGCTGGCTGGCTTCGAGCGTGACGGCGTTCGGGTCGGCGTGTTCCATCTCGGGCAGCTTCAGCATCTCGGCGTAGTGCGCCTTCAGGTCGGCCTCGGTGCCGAGTACCATCTCATGCCGGAGCTTGCCGGCGTTGCGCACCACGAAGCGCACGGTCTCACCTGCTTTGACCTGGATATCGGCCGGGCTGAAGCGCATGTTGTCGGTCATGTTCACCTGGATGGTGCGGCTCACGCTGGCCGCGTCGCCAGGCTCGCCAATCGCGCTGGCGGCGCTGGTGGCCTCGCCGGCATGATGGCCGCCGTGGTCGCCGGCGGCGAAGGCGCCGGCGCACGGGAGGGCAAGGGCGACGGCACTGGCCACCGCCATCCAGGCGGTAGCGGCGCGGGATTTCCTGTTTCGCATGTTGTCTTTCCTTTTTCTGGCTGGCGTGGTCATTGGCTGGCGCGCGGCGTGCCGGCGTATTCGAAGGCAACCGTGCCTTTGGGGTGGCGATACCAGCCGGGGTCGCGGTAATCGTTGCGGCCAAGGCCGGCGCGCACCTTGAGCACCGTGAACA
The Cupriavidus basilensis DNA segment above includes these coding regions:
- a CDS encoding cupredoxin domain-containing protein; amino-acid sequence: MRNRKSRAATAWMAVASAVALALPCAGAFAAGDHGGHHAGEATSAASAIGEPGDAASVSRTIQVNMTDNMRFSPADIQVKAGETVRFVVRNAGKLRHEMVLGTEADLKAHYAEMLKLPEMEHADPNAVTLEASQRGEMVWRFTRSGRVDFACLQPGHYDAGMRGKVSVR